A region from the Cryptosporangium arvum DSM 44712 genome encodes:
- the secG gene encoding preprotein translocase subunit SecG, translating to MTIAVSTVLVLTSLALILLILLHRGKGGGLSSMFGGGVSSNLSGSSIAEKNLDRITIATGVIWLACIITLGLLLKSTAGA from the coding sequence ATGACCATCGCCGTGTCGACCGTGCTCGTCCTGACGAGCTTGGCGCTGATTCTGCTGATTTTGCTCCACCGCGGTAAGGGTGGAGGCCTGTCCAGCATGTTCGGCGGCGGGGTGTCCTCGAACCTCTCCGGCTCCTCGATCGCGGAGAAGAACCTCGACCGGATCACGATCGCTACCGGCGTGATCTGGTTGGCGTGCATCATCACGCTCGGGTTGCTGCTGAAGTCGACCGCCGGCGCCTGA
- a CDS encoding RNA polymerase-binding protein RbpA produces the protein MAGGNAIRGTRVGAGPMGEAERGESAPRRHIPFYCANGHMTRVSFAVEAAEPEHWDCPRCGLPAGKNREAPPAAPRNEPYKTHLAYVRERRSDADGEAILEEALAKVRARRGE, from the coding sequence GTGGCTGGTGGAAATGCCATCCGAGGTACCCGCGTCGGTGCGGGGCCGATGGGTGAGGCGGAGCGGGGGGAATCAGCGCCCCGCCGTCACATCCCCTTTTACTGCGCGAACGGGCACATGACCCGTGTGTCGTTCGCGGTCGAGGCGGCGGAGCCGGAGCACTGGGATTGTCCGCGCTGCGGGCTGCCCGCCGGGAAGAACCGGGAAGCTCCTCCGGCGGCTCCGCGTAACGAGCCGTACAAAACGCACCTGGCCTACGTGCGTGAACGGCGTAGCGATGCGGACGGCGAGGCGATCCTCGAAGAGGCTCTGGCCAAGGTCCGCGCGCGCCGCGGCGAATGA
- a CDS encoding COX15/CtaA family protein yields MSTATARSSAAQPPTPSAPPREPGRLDRLRDAPKLVRWLAFGTIVGNVVVVLTGVAVRLSGSGLGCPTWPKCTDDSYTNTPEYGIHGYIEFGNRLLTFVLAAIVGAAIILVWLQRRRRRSLVWLSLAQFGGIVAQAVVGGVTVLTGLNPWTVSAHFLVSMVLIYAGYVFWHRTGEGDGPREWRVGVPLRWLARAITIAAGLTIVVGTVVTGSGPHSGDGDAPRTGFDPALVSQLHADAVFLLIGLTIGGVFAFRAVPVARNAVLALLVVELAQGLVGYVQYFTHLPVLLVALHVLGAAVLWVYAVRVLFTVRERPTLA; encoded by the coding sequence ATGAGCACCGCGACCGCGCGATCCTCGGCAGCCCAGCCCCCGACCCCGTCGGCCCCGCCCCGGGAGCCGGGGCGGCTCGACCGGCTGCGCGACGCACCGAAGCTCGTGCGGTGGCTCGCGTTCGGCACGATCGTCGGCAACGTCGTCGTCGTGCTCACCGGGGTCGCGGTGCGGCTGTCCGGGTCGGGCCTCGGGTGCCCCACCTGGCCCAAGTGCACCGACGACAGCTACACGAACACACCCGAGTACGGCATCCACGGGTACATCGAGTTCGGCAACCGGCTGCTGACGTTCGTCCTCGCGGCGATCGTCGGCGCGGCGATCATCCTGGTCTGGCTCCAGCGGCGGCGCCGCCGGTCGCTGGTCTGGCTGTCGCTGGCCCAGTTCGGCGGCATCGTCGCGCAGGCGGTGGTCGGCGGGGTCACGGTGCTCACCGGACTCAACCCGTGGACGGTGTCCGCGCACTTCCTCGTCTCGATGGTCCTGATCTACGCCGGCTACGTGTTCTGGCACCGCACCGGCGAGGGCGACGGGCCGCGCGAGTGGCGCGTCGGGGTGCCGCTGCGGTGGCTGGCCCGGGCGATCACGATCGCGGCCGGGCTCACGATCGTGGTCGGCACCGTGGTCACCGGCAGCGGCCCGCACTCCGGCGACGGTGACGCCCCGCGCACCGGGTTCGACCCGGCCCTGGTCAGCCAGCTCCACGCCGACGCGGTGTTCCTGCTGATCGGGTTGACGATCGGCGGGGTGTTCGCGTTCCGCGCGGTACCGGTGGCACGCAACGCCGTGCTCGCGCTGCTCGTCGTCGAGCTGGCGCAGGGGCTGGTCGGGTACGTGCAGTACTTCACCCACCTGCCGGTGCTGCTGGTCGCGCTGCACGTGCTCGGCGCGGCCGTGCTGTGGGTGTACGCGGTGCGGGTGCTGTTCACGGTGCGGGAGCGTCCTACTCTCGCGTAG
- a CDS encoding oxidoreductase: MARWTAADVPDQTGRVAIVTGANSGLGYRTAEGLARAGASVVLAVRNAGRGAEALARLRAAVPDASAEVRALDLADLDSVRAFAAATPDDVDLLVNNAGIMHVPSRHTTAQGFELQFGTNHLGHFALTGLLLPRLRDREGARVVTVSSVMHRFGRAAQLDDPQSEQSYSATGAYSFSKLANAWFTLELDRRLRAAGAASLSVGAHPGYTDTNLVTTGPGADGATLWTRVSSAATKVLGQSDRVGALSTLRAATDPAVGGGEYYGPSGPGEYRGHPVRVRYTATGYDETLARRLWDISERATGVSFP; this comes from the coding sequence ATGGCCCGCTGGACCGCAGCCGACGTGCCCGACCAGACCGGTCGGGTGGCGATCGTCACCGGCGCGAACAGCGGGCTGGGCTACCGCACCGCGGAGGGGCTGGCCCGCGCCGGGGCGTCGGTGGTGCTCGCCGTCCGGAACGCCGGCCGCGGTGCCGAGGCGCTCGCGCGCCTGCGCGCGGCGGTGCCGGACGCGTCGGCCGAGGTGCGCGCGCTCGACCTGGCCGACCTCGACTCGGTCCGCGCGTTCGCCGCGGCCACGCCGGACGACGTCGACCTGCTCGTCAACAACGCCGGGATCATGCACGTCCCGAGCCGGCACACCACCGCGCAGGGCTTCGAACTGCAGTTCGGCACCAACCACCTCGGTCACTTCGCGCTGACCGGCCTGCTGCTGCCACGACTGCGTGACCGCGAGGGCGCCCGGGTGGTGACGGTGAGCAGCGTGATGCACCGGTTCGGCCGGGCCGCGCAGCTCGACGACCCGCAGAGCGAGCAGTCGTACTCCGCGACCGGCGCGTACAGCTTCTCCAAGCTCGCGAACGCGTGGTTCACGCTCGAGCTCGACCGGCGGCTGCGTGCGGCCGGCGCGGCGTCGCTGAGCGTCGGCGCGCACCCCGGGTACACCGACACCAACCTGGTCACCACGGGGCCGGGCGCGGACGGAGCGACGCTCTGGACCCGGGTGTCGAGCGCGGCGACGAAGGTGCTCGGGCAGTCCGACCGGGTCGGGGCGCTGTCGACGCTGCGTGCGGCGACCGACCCGGCCGTCGGGGGTGGCGAGTACTACGGGCCGTCCGGGCCGGGGGAGTACCGCGGCCACCCGGTGCGGGTGCGTTACACCGCGACCGGGTACGACGAGACGCTCGCCCGGCGGCTCTGGGACATCTCCGAGCGCGCCACCGGCGTCAGCTTCCCGTGA
- a CDS encoding glucose-6-phosphate dehydrogenase assembly protein OpcA — MTTLWDTTGTDVVRALGESRRAAGFVASGVALTLVVVANEKHVSAAEEAASVAAAAHPCRLLIVVRRQIDAPMPRLDAEISVGGRLGPGEAVVMRMYGRLALHAESVTLPLLAPDVPVVTWWHGEPPERIAYDPLGVFADRRVTDSRESADPMNCLHARAEDYAPGDTDLGWSRTTPWRTLLAGAFDTVTGRPKSVTVVAAPKNVTATLLVGWLKARLGLPVDVQETAKRGIGEVTIEIDDGTRIQVTRQDSNHAVLRRTGVPDRIQPLARRTLGEQLAEEIKRLDPDQPYGEALGAATGLTGLNNRSPFRSHVWKDPMPTAAPATPS; from the coding sequence GTGACGACACTCTGGGACACCACCGGCACCGACGTGGTGAGGGCACTCGGCGAGTCGCGGCGGGCCGCCGGGTTCGTCGCGAGCGGCGTCGCGCTGACGCTCGTCGTCGTGGCGAACGAGAAGCACGTCTCGGCCGCCGAGGAGGCCGCCAGCGTGGCGGCCGCCGCGCACCCCTGCCGCCTGCTGATCGTCGTGCGGCGCCAGATCGACGCCCCGATGCCCCGCCTGGACGCCGAGATCTCGGTGGGCGGGCGGCTGGGCCCCGGTGAGGCCGTCGTGATGCGGATGTACGGCCGGCTGGCGCTGCACGCCGAGTCGGTCACGCTGCCGCTGCTCGCGCCGGACGTCCCGGTCGTGACCTGGTGGCACGGCGAGCCGCCGGAGAGGATCGCGTACGACCCGCTCGGCGTGTTCGCCGACCGCAGGGTCACCGACTCCCGCGAGTCGGCCGACCCGATGAACTGCCTGCACGCGCGGGCCGAGGACTACGCCCCCGGCGACACCGACCTGGGCTGGTCGCGCACCACGCCCTGGCGGACGCTGCTGGCCGGTGCGTTCGACACGGTCACCGGGCGCCCGAAGTCGGTGACCGTGGTCGCCGCGCCGAAGAACGTCACCGCGACGCTGCTGGTCGGCTGGCTGAAGGCCCGGCTCGGGCTGCCGGTCGACGTGCAGGAGACCGCGAAGCGCGGGATCGGCGAGGTCACGATCGAGATCGACGACGGCACCCGGATCCAGGTGACGCGGCAGGACAGCAACCACGCGGTCCTGCGCCGCACCGGTGTCCCCGACCGGATCCAGCCGCTGGCCCGCCGCACGCTCGGCGAGCAGCTCGCCGAGGAGATCAAGCGGCTCGACCCCGACCAGCCCTACGGCGAGGCACTCGGCGCGGCCACCGGCCTGACCGGGCTCAACAACCGCTCGCCGTTCCGTTCCCACGTCTGGAAGGACCCGATGCCCACCGCCGCCCCCGCCACCCCCTCGTGA
- the zwf gene encoding glucose-6-phosphate dehydrogenase, producing the protein MTKPAADAPEASATTPETIDAGAPPPGTPAEGSPATNTAPPGELAESSTATDPIPPGQLTATPGGRAANPLRDAADRRLPRVPEPCALVIFGVTGDLSRKKLIPAIYDLANRDLLPPGFVVLGFARRDWGDGEFEEVAREWAKNGARTQWREDAWERLSENIKFVAGSFDDDDAFDQLHATLKELHDEHGILGNAAFYLSIPPSLFPVVLNQIERTKMADTTTDGGWRRVVVEKPFGHDVESSKELNRLVDNVFSPENVFRIDHYLGKETVQNLLALRFANQLFEPIWNAHYVDSVQITMAEDVGIGTRAGFYDKTGTARDVIQNHLLQLLALAAMEEPVSFTADAIRTEKLKVLHATKPPADLEHDAIRGQYEQGWLAGQRVPGYLQEKDIPEDSTTETYAAIKLGIHTRRWAGVPFYVRAGKRLPRRVTEIAVLFKKAPHLPFANTDTEALGRNQLVIKVQPDEGMTLKFGSKVPGSAMEVRDVAMDFLYGEAFTESSPEAYERLILDVLVGDSTLFPNADEVEASWVVIDALEDFWQGTTPHRYRAGEWGPRAADEMLEREGRNWRRP; encoded by the coding sequence ATGACCAAACCGGCCGCGGACGCACCCGAGGCGTCCGCCACGACTCCCGAGACCATTGACGCCGGGGCACCGCCGCCCGGCACGCCCGCCGAGGGCTCCCCGGCGACGAACACGGCTCCACCCGGAGAGCTCGCCGAGAGCTCCACCGCCACCGACCCGATCCCGCCGGGGCAGCTCACCGCCACGCCCGGCGGCCGCGCGGCCAACCCGCTGCGTGACGCGGCCGACCGGCGCCTCCCGCGGGTACCGGAGCCGTGCGCGCTGGTGATCTTCGGCGTCACCGGAGACCTGTCCCGCAAGAAGCTCATCCCGGCGATCTACGACCTCGCCAACCGCGACCTGCTGCCGCCCGGCTTCGTCGTCCTCGGGTTCGCCCGGCGCGACTGGGGCGACGGGGAGTTCGAGGAGGTCGCCCGCGAGTGGGCCAAGAACGGCGCCCGGACGCAGTGGCGTGAAGACGCCTGGGAGCGCCTGAGCGAGAACATCAAGTTCGTCGCGGGTTCGTTCGACGACGACGACGCGTTCGACCAGCTGCACGCCACGCTCAAGGAACTGCACGACGAGCACGGCATCCTCGGCAACGCCGCCTTCTACCTGTCGATCCCGCCGTCGCTGTTCCCGGTCGTGCTCAACCAGATCGAGCGCACGAAGATGGCCGACACCACGACCGACGGCGGCTGGCGTCGCGTCGTCGTGGAGAAGCCGTTCGGCCACGACGTCGAGTCGTCGAAGGAACTCAACCGCCTGGTCGACAACGTCTTCTCGCCCGAGAACGTCTTCCGCATCGACCACTACCTGGGCAAGGAGACGGTTCAGAACCTGCTGGCGCTGCGCTTCGCCAACCAGCTGTTCGAGCCGATCTGGAACGCCCACTACGTGGACTCGGTGCAGATCACGATGGCCGAGGACGTCGGCATCGGTACCCGCGCCGGGTTCTACGACAAGACCGGCACGGCCCGCGACGTCATCCAGAACCACCTGCTGCAGCTGCTCGCGCTGGCCGCGATGGAAGAGCCGGTGAGCTTCACCGCCGACGCGATCCGCACCGAGAAGCTCAAGGTGCTGCACGCGACGAAGCCCCCGGCCGACCTGGAGCACGACGCGATCCGCGGCCAGTACGAACAGGGCTGGCTGGCCGGTCAGCGGGTGCCGGGCTACCTCCAGGAGAAAGACATCCCGGAGGACTCCACCACCGAGACCTACGCGGCGATCAAGCTGGGCATCCACACCCGGCGCTGGGCCGGCGTGCCGTTCTACGTCCGGGCCGGCAAGCGGCTGCCGCGCCGCGTCACCGAGATCGCGGTGCTGTTCAAGAAGGCGCCGCACCTGCCGTTCGCGAACACCGACACCGAGGCGCTCGGCCGCAACCAGCTGGTGATCAAGGTCCAGCCGGACGAGGGCATGACGCTGAAGTTCGGCTCGAAGGTGCCCGGCTCGGCGATGGAGGTCCGCGACGTCGCGATGGACTTCCTCTACGGCGAGGCGTTCACCGAGTCCTCGCCCGAGGCCTACGAGCGGTTGATCCTCGACGTCCTGGTGGGCGACTCGACGCTGTTCCCGAACGCCGACGAGGTCGAGGCCAGCTGGGTCGTCATCGACGCGCTGGAAGACTTCTGGCAGGGCACGACACCGCACAGGTACCGGGCCGGAGAGTGGGGCCCGCGGGCCGCGGACGAGATGCTGGAGCGCGAAGGCCGGAACTGGAGGCGACCGTGA
- the tal gene encoding transaldolase, translated as MSDALADLSAAGVAVWLDDISRQRLVSGSLAKLVEEKHVVGVTSNPTIFAKALEDIDTYSETLTDLKARKVSVDEAIRMVTATDIRDGADLLRPVYDATDGVDGRVSLEVDPRLAHDTTATIAEAKALWWLVDRPNVLIKIPATKAGLPAITAALAEGISVNVTLIFSLERYGEVMEAFVAGVEKAKENGHDLTKLASVASFFVSRVDSEIDKRLDKLGSDEAKALRGKAAIANARLAYRDYEQVFSTDRWKALAEAGAKPQRPLWASTGVKDPAYDDTQYVVELVAPGTVNTMPEATLKAVDDHGVVRGDTITPYYAEAQATLDALAGIGVDYDEVVNLLEKEGVEKFEQSWTELLDSVKKQLSAVDA; from the coding sequence ATGTCCGATGCACTCGCTGACCTGTCCGCCGCCGGCGTGGCAGTGTGGCTCGACGACATCTCCCGCCAGCGACTCGTCAGCGGAAGCCTGGCGAAGCTGGTCGAGGAGAAGCACGTCGTCGGGGTCACGAGCAACCCGACGATCTTCGCCAAGGCGCTCGAGGACATCGACACCTACTCCGAGACGCTGACCGACCTCAAGGCCCGCAAGGTCTCGGTCGACGAAGCGATCCGGATGGTCACCGCCACCGATATCCGCGACGGTGCCGACCTGCTGCGCCCGGTCTACGACGCCACCGACGGCGTCGACGGCCGCGTCTCGCTCGAGGTCGACCCGCGCCTGGCGCACGACACCACGGCGACGATCGCCGAGGCCAAGGCCCTCTGGTGGCTCGTCGACCGGCCGAACGTGCTGATCAAGATCCCGGCCACGAAGGCCGGTCTGCCGGCCATCACCGCCGCGCTCGCCGAGGGCATCAGCGTCAACGTCACGCTGATCTTCAGCCTCGAGCGGTACGGCGAGGTCATGGAGGCGTTCGTCGCCGGCGTCGAGAAGGCCAAGGAGAACGGTCACGACCTGACGAAGCTCGCGTCGGTCGCGTCGTTCTTCGTGTCCCGGGTCGACTCCGAGATCGACAAGCGCCTGGACAAGCTCGGCTCCGACGAGGCCAAGGCGCTGCGCGGCAAAGCCGCGATCGCGAACGCGCGCCTGGCCTACCGCGACTACGAGCAGGTCTTCTCCACCGACCGGTGGAAGGCGCTCGCGGAGGCCGGCGCGAAGCCGCAGCGTCCGCTGTGGGCCTCCACCGGCGTCAAGGACCCGGCCTACGACGACACGCAGTACGTCGTCGAGCTGGTCGCCCCCGGCACCGTGAACACGATGCCGGAGGCCACCCTCAAGGCCGTCGACGACCACGGTGTGGTCCGCGGCGACACGATCACGCCGTACTACGCCGAGGCCCAGGCCACGCTCGACGCGCTGGCCGGCATCGGCGTCGACTACGACGAGGTCGTGAACCTCCTCGAGAAGGAGGGCGTCGAGAAGTTCGAGCAGTCCTGGACCGAGTTGCTCGACTCGGTGAAGAAGCAGCTCTCCGCGGTAGATGCCTGA
- the tkt gene encoding transketolase: MSSSENDAVLDWNDQDGRAVDTVRLLAADAVQKSGNGHPGTAMSLAPLAYLLFNKVLKHDPTDPNWTGRDRFVLSAGHSSLTLYIQLFLSGYPLTLDDLKSLRQWGSQTPGHPEHGHTPGVETTTGPLGQGVGNAVGMAMAARRERGLFDPDAPAGQSPFDHNIWAIASDGDLEEGISGEASSIAGTQQLGNLTLIWDDNKISIEDDTNIAFTEDVAKRYEAYGWHVQTIDWAAGDKYHEDVEALWNALQAAKAETSRPSFIQLRTIIGWPAPKLQGTGKAHGAALGEDEVKATKEILGFDPAQSFAVPEAALERAREVVARGRANHEAWDTEFAKWAEANPERKALFDRMATRTLPEGWADKLPSFPADAKGVATRKASGDVLTAIAPSLPELWGGSADLAESNLTTPKGEPSFLPPDRQTKMFSGGPFGRVLHFGIREHAMGSILNGIALHGGTRPYGGTFLVFSDYMRPAVRLAALMKLPTIYVWTHDSIGLGEDGPTHQPVEHLTALRAIPGLDVVRPADANETVIAWKQALEHTDRPTALALSRQNLPTFDRTNGEYAPVENAAKGAYVLAEASGGTPKVILLATGSEVSIADEARKRLEAEGTPTRLVSVPCMEWFEAQDESYRESVVPRGVKARVSVEAGIAMSWRGLIGESGESVSIEHFGASAPYTVLYEQFGFTPDRVVAAAHASLTKVGAITGSPTGN; encoded by the coding sequence GTGAGCAGCTCGGAGAACGACGCAGTACTGGACTGGAACGATCAGGACGGCCGAGCGGTCGACACCGTCCGCCTCCTGGCCGCCGACGCCGTCCAGAAGTCGGGCAACGGCCACCCGGGCACCGCGATGAGCCTGGCCCCGCTGGCCTACCTGTTGTTCAACAAGGTGCTCAAGCACGACCCGACGGACCCCAACTGGACCGGCCGCGACCGTTTCGTGCTGAGCGCCGGGCACTCGAGCCTGACGCTCTACATCCAGCTCTTCCTGTCGGGCTACCCGCTGACGCTGGACGACCTGAAGTCGCTGCGCCAGTGGGGCAGCCAGACCCCGGGTCACCCGGAGCACGGCCACACGCCGGGCGTCGAGACCACCACCGGCCCGCTCGGCCAGGGTGTCGGCAACGCGGTCGGCATGGCGATGGCCGCCCGCCGCGAGCGCGGCCTGTTCGACCCGGACGCCCCGGCCGGTCAGAGCCCGTTCGACCACAACATCTGGGCGATCGCCTCCGACGGCGACCTGGAAGAGGGCATCAGCGGCGAGGCGTCGTCGATCGCCGGCACCCAGCAGCTGGGCAACCTGACGCTGATCTGGGACGACAACAAGATCTCGATCGAAGACGACACGAACATCGCGTTTACCGAGGACGTGGCCAAGCGCTACGAGGCCTACGGCTGGCACGTCCAGACGATCGACTGGGCCGCAGGCGACAAGTACCACGAGGACGTCGAGGCGCTCTGGAACGCGCTGCAGGCGGCCAAGGCCGAGACCAGCCGCCCGTCGTTCATCCAGCTGCGCACGATCATCGGCTGGCCGGCACCCAAGCTGCAGGGCACCGGTAAGGCGCACGGCGCCGCGCTGGGCGAGGACGAGGTCAAGGCCACCAAGGAGATCCTGGGCTTCGACCCGGCGCAGTCGTTCGCGGTGCCCGAGGCCGCGCTCGAGCGGGCCCGCGAGGTCGTGGCCCGCGGCCGGGCGAACCACGAGGCCTGGGACACCGAGTTCGCGAAGTGGGCCGAGGCCAACCCGGAGCGCAAGGCGCTGTTCGACCGGATGGCCACCCGCACGCTGCCCGAGGGCTGGGCCGACAAGCTGCCGTCGTTCCCGGCCGACGCCAAGGGCGTCGCCACCCGCAAGGCGTCCGGTGACGTGCTCACCGCGATCGCGCCGTCGCTGCCGGAGCTGTGGGGCGGTTCGGCCGACCTGGCCGAGTCCAACCTCACCACGCCCAAGGGCGAGCCGTCGTTCCTGCCGCCCGACCGCCAGACCAAGATGTTCAGCGGCGGCCCGTTCGGCCGGGTGCTCCACTTCGGCATCCGCGAGCACGCGATGGGCTCGATCCTCAACGGCATCGCGCTGCACGGCGGCACCCGCCCCTACGGCGGCACGTTCCTGGTCTTCAGCGACTACATGCGACCGGCGGTCCGGCTCGCGGCGCTGATGAAGCTCCCGACGATCTACGTCTGGACGCACGACTCGATCGGTCTCGGCGAGGACGGCCCGACGCACCAGCCGGTCGAGCACCTCACCGCCCTGCGGGCGATCCCGGGCCTCGACGTCGTCCGCCCGGCGGACGCCAACGAGACGGTCATCGCGTGGAAGCAGGCGCTGGAGCACACCGACCGGCCGACCGCGCTGGCGCTGTCACGGCAGAACCTGCCGACGTTCGACCGCACCAACGGCGAGTACGCGCCGGTGGAGAACGCCGCGAAGGGCGCCTACGTGCTGGCCGAGGCCAGCGGCGGCACCCCGAAGGTGATCCTGCTGGCCACCGGTTCCGAGGTGTCGATCGCCGACGAGGCCCGCAAGCGCCTGGAGGCCGAGGGCACCCCGACGCGGCTGGTGTCGGTGCCCTGCATGGAGTGGTTCGAGGCGCAGGACGAGTCCTACCGCGAGTCCGTGGTGCCGCGGGGCGTCAAGGCCCGGGTCAGCGTCGAGGCCGGCATCGCGATGTCGTGGCGCGGCCTGATCGGCGAGTCCGGTGAGTCGGTCTCGATCGAGCACTTCGGGGCCAGCGCGCCGTACACCGTGCTCTACGAGCAGTTCGGTTTCACCCCCGACCGCGTCGTCGCGGCCGCGCACGCCAGCCTCACCAAGGTCGGCGCCATCACCGGCAGCCCGACCGGTAACTGA
- a CDS encoding heme o synthase, with product MVTVQLERPRGSKRLKPLGVVKAYIALTKPRIIETLLVSTVPTMLLAEQGMPSLWLIVATVLGGTLAAGSANALNCYLDRDIDEKMSRTKRRPLAQHTVEPRNALIFGILLGVVAVGFLWWQTNALAAGLALAAILFYVLVYTAVLKRRTSQNIVWGGAAGCMPVLIGWAAVTNSLDWAPLVLFGVIFFWTPPHYWPLAMKFRDDYAKAGVPMLPVVAAPKVVTGQILAYSWAMVVCSLLLWPLATGWIYGGTALVVGGVFLLEAHRLHSQVRRELKVKPMRLFHLSITYLTVLFVAVAVDALLS from the coding sequence ATCGTGACTGTTCAGCTCGAGCGGCCACGTGGCTCGAAGCGGCTGAAGCCGCTGGGCGTCGTCAAGGCGTACATCGCGCTCACCAAGCCCCGCATCATCGAGACGCTGCTCGTCTCCACGGTGCCGACGATGCTCCTGGCCGAGCAGGGCATGCCCTCGCTCTGGCTGATCGTGGCGACCGTCCTCGGCGGCACGCTCGCCGCCGGTAGCGCCAACGCGCTCAACTGCTACCTCGACCGCGACATCGACGAGAAGATGTCCCGGACGAAGCGTCGCCCGCTGGCCCAGCACACCGTCGAGCCGCGTAACGCGCTGATCTTCGGCATCCTGCTCGGCGTCGTCGCGGTCGGCTTCCTCTGGTGGCAGACCAACGCGCTCGCGGCCGGGCTCGCGCTCGCCGCGATCCTGTTCTACGTCCTCGTCTACACCGCCGTACTCAAGCGGCGTACCAGCCAGAACATCGTCTGGGGCGGGGCGGCCGGCTGCATGCCGGTGCTGATCGGCTGGGCCGCGGTCACGAACTCGCTGGACTGGGCGCCGCTGGTGCTGTTCGGCGTCATCTTCTTCTGGACGCCGCCGCACTACTGGCCGCTGGCGATGAAGTTCCGCGACGACTACGCGAAGGCCGGCGTGCCGATGCTCCCGGTGGTGGCCGCGCCCAAGGTCGTGACCGGACAGATCCTCGCGTACTCGTGGGCGATGGTGGTGTGCTCGCTGCTGCTCTGGCCGCTGGCCACCGGCTGGATCTACGGCGGCACCGCGCTCGTCGTCGGCGGGGTGTTCCTGCTCGAGGCCCACCGGCTCCACTCGCAGGTGCGGCGTGAACTCAAGGTCAAGCCGATGCGGCTGTTCCACCTCTCGATCACGTACCTCACCGTGTTGTTCGTCGCCGTCGCCGTCGATGCTCTGCTGTCGTAA
- the pgl gene encoding 6-phosphogluconolactonase, producing MTVGELSVVVHRDAEVLAAAAAARLMVRIVDAQHARGRASIVLTGGGVGIGTLKALNASPARHAIDWGALDIWWGDERFVAPGDPERNERQADEALLDHVPVDPARVHRMPADTGGSPESAAEQYADELSKAARAGADLPRFDVLMLGVGPEGHVASIFPESPAAYDEGLVTAVRNCPKPPPTRVSLTFGTITSADEVWLLAAGEGKAEAVGLALAGAGRVQIPAAGARGGVRTLWLVDEAAAVNVPPELRLRRS from the coding sequence ATGACGGTCGGCGAACTGTCCGTCGTCGTCCACCGCGACGCCGAGGTCCTGGCCGCCGCGGCGGCGGCGCGGCTGATGGTGCGGATCGTCGACGCGCAGCACGCCCGTGGCCGCGCGTCGATCGTGCTGACCGGGGGTGGCGTCGGCATCGGCACGTTGAAGGCGCTGAACGCGAGCCCGGCCCGGCACGCGATCGACTGGGGCGCTCTCGACATCTGGTGGGGTGACGAGCGGTTCGTCGCGCCCGGCGACCCGGAACGCAACGAGCGGCAGGCCGACGAGGCGCTGCTCGACCACGTCCCGGTGGACCCGGCGCGGGTGCACCGGATGCCCGCCGACACCGGCGGATCGCCGGAGAGCGCGGCCGAGCAGTACGCGGACGAACTCTCGAAGGCCGCCCGCGCCGGGGCCGACCTCCCCCGGTTCGACGTGCTGATGCTCGGCGTCGGGCCGGAGGGTCACGTCGCGTCGATCTTCCCGGAGTCCCCGGCGGCCTACGACGAGGGCCTGGTCACCGCGGTGCGCAACTGCCCGAAGCCGCCGCCGACCCGGGTCTCGCTGACGTTCGGCACGATCACCAGCGCGGACGAGGTGTGGCTGCTGGCCGCGGGCGAGGGCAAGGCCGAAGCGGTCGGGCTCGCGCTGGCCGGCGCCGGGCGCGTGCAGATACCGGCGGCGGGGGCGCGCGGCGGCGTCCGCACGCTGTGGCTGGTGGACGAGGCCGCGGCCGTGAACGTGCCGCCGGAGCTGCGTCTACGCCGGTCCTGA